In a single window of the Pseudomonas entomophila genome:
- a CDS encoding glutamine synthetase family protein, protein MSNNLDQLTDWLKEHKITEVECLISDLTGITRGKISPTNKFIAEKGMRLPESVLLQTVTGDYVDDDIYYDLLDPADIDMICRPDEKAVFLVPWAIEPTAQVIHDTYDKKGNPVELSPRNVLKRVLKLYSDKGWQPIVAPEMEFYLTKRSEDPDFPLQPPVGRSGRPETGRQSFSIEAANEFDPLFEDVYDWCELQQLDLDTLIHEDGTAQMEINFRHGDALHLADQILVFKRTMREAALKHNVAATFMAKPMTGEPGSAMHLHQSVVDVATGKNIFSNADGSMSELFLHHIGGLQKFIPEALPLFAPNVNSFRRFLPDTSAPVNVEWGEENRTVGLRVPDAGPQNRRVENRLPGADANPYLAIAASLLCGYIGMVEGIEASAPVQGRGYERRNLRLPLTIEDALERMENSRALVQYLGKKFITGYVATKRAEHENFKRVISSWEREFLLFAV, encoded by the coding sequence ATGAGTAACAACCTCGACCAGCTCACCGATTGGTTGAAAGAACACAAGATCACCGAAGTGGAATGCCTGATCAGTGACCTGACCGGCATCACCCGCGGCAAGATTTCGCCAACCAACAAGTTCATCGCCGAGAAGGGCATGCGCCTGCCCGAGAGCGTGCTGCTGCAGACCGTGACCGGCGACTACGTCGACGACGACATCTATTACGACCTGCTCGACCCGGCCGACATCGACATGATCTGTCGCCCCGACGAGAAGGCGGTGTTCCTGGTGCCATGGGCCATCGAGCCGACCGCCCAAGTGATCCACGACACCTACGACAAGAAGGGCAACCCGGTCGAGCTGTCGCCGCGCAACGTGCTCAAGCGCGTCCTCAAGCTTTACTCCGACAAGGGCTGGCAGCCGATCGTCGCGCCGGAGATGGAGTTCTACCTGACCAAGCGCAGCGAAGACCCGGACTTCCCGTTGCAGCCGCCCGTGGGCCGCTCCGGCCGCCCGGAAACCGGGCGCCAGTCGTTCTCCATCGAAGCTGCCAACGAATTCGACCCGCTGTTCGAGGACGTCTACGACTGGTGCGAACTGCAGCAACTGGACCTCGACACGCTGATCCATGAAGACGGCACGGCGCAGATGGAGATCAACTTCCGTCACGGCGACGCACTGCACCTGGCAGACCAGATCCTGGTGTTCAAGCGCACCATGCGCGAGGCAGCGCTCAAGCACAACGTGGCCGCCACCTTCATGGCCAAGCCCATGACCGGCGAGCCGGGCAGCGCCATGCACCTGCACCAGAGCGTGGTCGACGTGGCCACCGGCAAGAACATCTTCTCCAACGCCGACGGCAGCATGAGCGAGCTGTTCCTGCATCACATCGGCGGCTTGCAGAAATTCATCCCCGAGGCGTTGCCGCTGTTCGCGCCCAACGTCAACTCGTTCCGCCGCTTCCTGCCCGACACCTCGGCGCCGGTGAACGTCGAGTGGGGCGAGGAGAACCGCACCGTCGGCCTGCGCGTGCCGGATGCCGGCCCGCAGAACCGCCGGGTCGAGAACCGCCTGCCGGGCGCCGACGCCAACCCCTACCTGGCCATCGCCGCCAGCTTGCTGTGCGGCTACATCGGCATGGTCGAGGGCATCGAGGCCAGCGCGCCGGTGCAGGGGCGTGGCTACGAACGCCGCAACCTGCGCCTGCCGCTGACCATCGAGGACGCCCTGGAGCGCATGGAGAACAGCCGCGCGCTGGTGCAGTACCTGGGCAAGAAATTCATCACCGGCTACGTCGCCACCAAGCGCGCCGAGCATGAGAACTTCAAGCGTGTCATCAGCTCCTGGGAGCGTGAGTTCCTGCTGTTTGCTGTGTGA
- a CDS encoding Lrp/AsnC family transcriptional regulator: MQSELDAYDRRILELLQEDASLSSAQIAERVGLSQSPCWRRIQRLKEEGVIRGQVTLLDRKKVGLNTQIFAEVKLNAHGRSNFAEFTEAIRGFPEVLECYVLMGAVDFLLRIVTSDIEAYERFFFEKLSNVPGIQEVNSIVALSEIKSTTSLPLGR, from the coding sequence ATGCAGAGCGAGCTGGATGCTTATGATCGACGCATTCTCGAATTGCTGCAGGAGGATGCTTCGCTATCCAGCGCGCAGATCGCCGAGCGCGTCGGGTTGTCGCAATCGCCTTGCTGGCGGCGTATTCAGCGCTTGAAGGAAGAGGGTGTGATCCGAGGCCAGGTGACCTTGCTGGATCGCAAGAAGGTGGGCTTGAACACGCAGATCTTCGCCGAGGTGAAGCTCAATGCCCATGGCCGCTCGAACTTCGCCGAGTTCACCGAAGCGATCCGTGGGTTTCCAGAAGTGCTGGAGTGCTACGTGCTGATGGGGGCGGTGGACTTTCTGCTGCGGATCGTCACGTCGGACATCGAGGCGTACGAACGCTTCTTCTTCGAGAAGTTGTCGAATGTGCCCGGGATCCAGGAAGTGAACTCGATCGTGGCACTGTCGGAGATCAAGAGCACCACCAGCTTGCCGCTGGGGCGCTGA
- a CDS encoding polyamine ABC transporter substrate-binding protein, with protein MKKLGKTLLAAALMGAMATAVQADDKVLHVYNWSDYIAPDTVANFEKQTGIKVVYDVFDSNETLEAKLLAGKSGYDIVVPSNNFLAKQIKAGVYQELDRSKLPNWKNLDPALLKAVGDASDPGNKFAFPYMWGSIGIGYNPEKVKAALGVDKIDSWDAVFKPENIAKLKSCGVSFLDAPTEMIPAALHYLDLPSDSTKKEDLKAAEDLFLKIRPSITYFHSSKYISDLANGNICVAVGYSGDLEQSKARAHEAGDKVKLSYTIPKEGAGTFYDMVAIPKDAENVEAAYKFMDFLLQPEVMAGITNAVRFPNGNKAATPLVDKEITSDPAIYPSDDVKAKLYAIKAPEKNAQRDITRSWTKIKSGK; from the coding sequence ATGAAGAAATTGGGCAAGACGCTGCTGGCCGCCGCCCTGATGGGTGCCATGGCGACCGCTGTTCAGGCTGACGACAAGGTACTGCACGTCTACAACTGGTCGGACTACATCGCCCCGGACACCGTGGCCAACTTCGAGAAGCAGACCGGCATCAAGGTGGTCTACGACGTCTTCGACAGCAACGAGACCCTCGAAGCCAAGCTGCTGGCGGGCAAGTCGGGCTACGACATCGTCGTGCCGTCCAACAACTTCCTGGCCAAACAGATCAAGGCCGGCGTCTATCAAGAACTGGACCGCTCCAAGCTGCCCAACTGGAAGAACCTCGACCCAGCACTGCTCAAGGCCGTGGGTGATGCCAGCGACCCAGGCAACAAGTTCGCCTTCCCGTACATGTGGGGCTCGATCGGCATCGGTTACAACCCGGAGAAGGTAAAGGCCGCGCTGGGCGTGGACAAGATCGACTCGTGGGACGCCGTGTTCAAGCCTGAGAACATCGCCAAGCTCAAGAGCTGCGGCGTGAGCTTCCTCGATGCCCCGACCGAGATGATCCCGGCCGCGCTGCACTATCTGGACCTGCCGAGCGACAGCACCAAGAAGGAAGACCTGAAGGCCGCGGAAGACCTGTTCCTGAAGATTCGTCCGTCGATCACCTACTTCCACTCCTCCAAGTACATCTCGGACTTGGCCAACGGCAACATCTGCGTGGCCGTGGGCTACTCGGGTGACCTGGAGCAATCCAAGGCCCGTGCCCACGAAGCGGGCGACAAGGTCAAACTGAGCTACACCATTCCGAAGGAAGGTGCCGGCACCTTCTACGACATGGTCGCCATTCCGAAGGACGCCGAGAACGTCGAGGCCGCCTACAAGTTCATGGACTTCCTGCTGCAGCCGGAAGTGATGGCCGGCATCACCAATGCCGTGCGCTTCCCGAACGGCAACAAGGCCGCCACCCCGCTGGTGGACAAAGAGATCACCAGCGATCCGGCTATCTACCCGTCCGATGACGTGAAGGCCAAGCTGTACGCCATCAAAGCGCCGGAGAAGAACGCCCAGCGCGATATCACCCGCAGCTGGACCAAGATCAAGTCGGGCAAGTAA
- a CDS encoding glutamine synthetase family protein, giving the protein MSVPPRAVQLNEANAFLKEHPEVLYVDLLIADMNGVVRGKRIERTSLHKVYEKGINLPASLFALDINGSTVESTGLGLDIGDADRICYPIPGTLSNEPWQKRPTAQLLMTMHEIEGEPFFADPREVLRQVVSKFTEMGLTICAAFELEFYLIDQENVNGRPQPPRSPISGKRPQSTQVYLIDDLDEYADCLQDILEGAKEQGIPADAIVKESAPAQFEVNLHHVADPLKACDYAVLLKRLIKNIAYDHEMDTTFMAKPYPGQAGNGLHVHISVLDKDGNNIFTSEDPEQNAALRHAVGGVLETLPASMAFLCPNVNSYRRFGAQFYVPNAPSWGLDNRTVALRVPTGSPDAVRIEHRVAGADANPYLMMAAVLAGVHHGLTNKVEPGEPIEGNSYEQLEQSLPNNLRDALRELDDSEILNKYIDPKYIDIFVACKESELEEFEHSISDLEYNWYLHTV; this is encoded by the coding sequence ATGTCGGTACCCCCGCGTGCCGTTCAGCTTAACGAAGCGAACGCGTTCCTTAAGGAACATCCTGAGGTTCTCTACGTTGACCTTCTGATTGCAGATATGAATGGTGTGGTGCGCGGCAAGCGCATTGAGCGCACCAGCCTCCACAAGGTTTACGAGAAAGGCATCAACCTGCCTGCCTCCCTCTTCGCCCTGGATATCAACGGTTCGACCGTCGAAAGTACTGGCCTTGGGCTGGACATCGGCGATGCCGACCGCATCTGCTACCCCATCCCCGGCACCCTCTCCAATGAACCCTGGCAGAAGCGCCCGACCGCGCAGCTGCTGATGACCATGCACGAAATCGAAGGCGAACCGTTCTTCGCCGACCCGCGCGAAGTGCTGCGCCAGGTGGTGAGCAAGTTCACCGAGATGGGCCTGACCATCTGCGCCGCGTTCGAGCTGGAGTTCTACCTGATCGACCAGGAGAACGTGAACGGCCGTCCGCAGCCGCCACGCTCCCCTATCTCGGGCAAGCGCCCACAGTCGACACAGGTCTACCTGATCGACGACCTCGACGAATACGCCGACTGCCTGCAGGACATCCTCGAAGGCGCGAAAGAGCAAGGCATACCCGCCGACGCCATCGTCAAGGAAAGCGCCCCGGCACAGTTCGAAGTCAACCTGCACCACGTCGCCGACCCGCTCAAGGCCTGTGACTACGCGGTACTGCTCAAGCGCCTGATCAAGAACATCGCCTACGACCATGAAATGGACACCACCTTCATGGCCAAGCCCTACCCGGGCCAGGCAGGCAACGGCCTGCATGTACACATCTCCGTGCTGGACAAGGATGGCAACAACATCTTCACCAGCGAGGATCCCGAGCAGAACGCCGCGCTACGTCACGCTGTCGGCGGTGTGCTCGAGACCCTGCCCGCTTCGATGGCGTTCCTCTGCCCGAACGTCAACTCGTACCGCCGTTTTGGCGCGCAGTTCTACGTGCCGAACGCACCTAGCTGGGGCCTGGACAACCGTACCGTCGCCCTGCGCGTCCCAACCGGTTCGCCGGACGCAGTGCGCATCGAGCACCGCGTGGCCGGCGCCGACGCCAACCCATACCTGATGATGGCGGCCGTGCTGGCGGGTGTGCACCATGGCCTGACCAACAAGGTCGAGCCGGGTGAACCCATCGAAGGCAACTCGTACGAGCAGTTGGAGCAGAGCCTGCCGAACAACCTGCGCGATGCCCTGCGCGAGCTGGACGACAGCGAGATCCTCAACAAGTACATCGATCCGAAGTACATCGACATCTTCGTCGCGTGCAAGGAGAGCGAGCTGGAGGAGTTCGAGCACTCGATCTCCGACCTCGAGTACAACTGGTACCTGCATACCGTGTGA
- a CDS encoding aspartate aminotransferase family protein encodes MSVNNPQTREWQTLSGEHHLAPFSDYKQLKEKGPRIITKAQGVHLWDSEGHKILDGMAGLWCVAVGYGREELVQAAEKQMRELPYYNLFFQTAHPPALELAKAITDVAPEGMTHVFFTGSGSEGNDTVLRMVRHYWALKGKPHKQTIIGRINGYHGSTFAGACLGGMSGMHEQGGLPIPGIVHIPQPYWFGEGGDMTPDEFGVWAAEQLEKKILEVGEDNVAAFIAEPIQGAGGVIIPPETYWPKVKEILAKYDILFVADEVICGFGRTGEWFGSDYYDLKPDLMTIAKGLTSGYIPMGGVIVRDKVAKVISEGGDFNHGFTYSGHPVAAAVGLENLRILRDEKIVERARTETAPYLQKRLRELQDHPLVGEVRGLGLLGAIELVKDKATRSRYEGKGVGMICRTHCFENGLVMRAVGDTMIIAPPLVISRDEIDELVEKARKCLDLTYEAIK; translated from the coding sequence ATGAGCGTCAACAACCCGCAAACCCGTGAATGGCAAACCCTGAGCGGCGAGCACCACCTTGCACCTTTCAGCGACTACAAGCAGCTGAAGGAGAAGGGGCCGCGCATCATTACCAAGGCGCAGGGTGTGCATTTGTGGGACAGCGAGGGGCACAAGATCCTCGACGGCATGGCCGGCCTGTGGTGCGTGGCGGTCGGTTACGGCCGTGAAGAGCTGGTGCAGGCGGCAGAAAAGCAGATGCGTGAACTGCCGTACTACAACCTGTTCTTCCAGACCGCCCATCCGCCGGCGCTGGAGCTGGCCAAGGCGATCACCGACGTGGCGCCCGAGGGCATGACCCATGTGTTCTTTACCGGCTCCGGCTCCGAAGGCAACGACACCGTGCTGCGCATGGTCCGCCACTACTGGGCGCTCAAGGGCAAGCCGCACAAGCAGACCATCATCGGCCGCATCAACGGCTACCACGGCTCCACCTTCGCCGGTGCGTGCCTGGGCGGCATGAGCGGCATGCACGAGCAGGGCGGCCTGCCGATCCCGGGCATCGTGCACATCCCGCAGCCTTACTGGTTCGGCGAAGGCGGCGACATGACCCCGGATGAATTCGGTGTGTGGGCAGCCGAACAGCTGGAGAAGAAGATTCTCGAAGTCGGCGAGGACAACGTCGCCGCCTTCATCGCCGAGCCGATTCAGGGTGCCGGCGGGGTCATCATCCCACCTGAAACCTACTGGCCGAAGGTCAAGGAAATTCTGGCGAAGTACGACATCCTGTTCGTCGCCGACGAAGTGATCTGCGGTTTCGGCCGCACCGGCGAGTGGTTCGGCTCCGACTACTACGACCTCAAGCCCGACCTGATGACCATCGCCAAGGGCCTGACCTCCGGTTACATCCCCATGGGCGGTGTGATCGTGCGTGACAAAGTGGCCAAGGTGATCAGCGAGGGCGGCGATTTCAACCACGGCTTCACCTACTCCGGCCACCCGGTGGCGGCGGCGGTGGGCCTGGAAAACCTGCGCATCCTGCGTGACGAGAAGATCGTCGAGCGTGCCCGCACTGAAACGGCACCGTATTTGCAGAAACGTCTGCGTGAGCTGCAGGACCACCCGCTGGTGGGCGAGGTACGCGGCCTGGGCCTGCTGGGGGCGATCGAGCTGGTCAAGGACAAGGCGACCCGCAGCCGTTACGAGGGCAAGGGCGTGGGCATGATTTGCCGCACCCATTGCTTCGAGAACGGCCTGGTGATGCGCGCGGTGGGCGACACCATGATCATCGCGCCGCCCCTGGTGATCAGCCGCGACGAGATCGACGAACTGGTGGAAAAGGCGCGCAAGTGCCTGGATTTGACGTACGAAGCGATTAAGTGA
- a CDS encoding polyamine ABC transporter substrate-binding protein — protein MSISVFRKALMAGAGLTLACSVQAAPTVHIYNWSDYVGPNTLAEFQKETGITPKYDVFDSNETLEGKLLAGRTGYDVVVPSNHFLGKQIKAGAFQKLDRDLLPNYANLDPALMKRLEKNDPGNQYAVPYLWGTNGIGYNVEKVKAALGTDKIDSWAVLFEPQNMKKLAKCGVAFLDSADEMLPAVLNYMGLDPNSSNPKDYQKAEEKLLAVRPYVTYFHSSKYITDLANGDICVAAGFSGDVFQAKARAEEAKKGVKLAYAIPKEGGNLWFDVLAIPKDASNVKEAHAFINYLLKPEVIAQVSDYVGYANPNPKAGDLMDQAVRTDAAVYPPQEVLDKMFVNAELPPKVQRLMTRSWTKVKSGK, from the coding sequence TTGTCCATTTCTGTATTTCGCAAGGCCTTGATGGCTGGAGCGGGTCTGACGCTGGCTTGCAGCGTCCAAGCGGCGCCCACGGTGCACATCTACAACTGGTCCGACTATGTCGGCCCCAATACGCTTGCCGAGTTCCAGAAGGAAACCGGCATCACCCCCAAGTACGACGTCTTTGACAGCAACGAGACGCTGGAAGGCAAGTTGCTGGCCGGGCGCACCGGCTACGACGTGGTCGTGCCGTCCAACCATTTCCTGGGTAAGCAGATCAAGGCGGGCGCTTTCCAGAAGCTCGACCGTGACCTGCTGCCCAACTACGCGAACCTCGACCCGGCGCTGATGAAGCGCCTGGAGAAGAACGACCCGGGCAACCAGTACGCCGTCCCCTACCTGTGGGGCACCAACGGTATCGGCTACAACGTCGAGAAGGTCAAGGCCGCGCTGGGCACTGACAAGATCGACTCCTGGGCGGTGCTGTTCGAACCGCAGAACATGAAGAAGCTCGCCAAGTGCGGCGTGGCCTTCCTCGACTCGGCCGACGAGATGCTCCCGGCCGTGCTCAACTACATGGGGCTGGACCCCAACAGCAGCAACCCGAAGGATTACCAGAAGGCGGAAGAGAAACTGCTGGCCGTGCGCCCGTATGTCACCTACTTCCACTCCTCGAAGTACATCACCGATCTCGCCAACGGCGATATCTGCGTGGCCGCCGGCTTCTCCGGCGACGTGTTCCAGGCCAAGGCCCGCGCTGAGGAAGCGAAGAAGGGCGTGAAACTGGCCTACGCCATCCCGAAGGAAGGCGGCAACCTCTGGTTCGATGTGCTGGCGATCCCCAAGGATGCCAGCAACGTCAAGGAGGCCCATGCCTTCATCAACTATTTGCTGAAACCTGAGGTTATCGCCCAGGTCAGTGATTACGTCGGTTACGCCAACCCGAACCCCAAGGCTGGCGACCTGATGGACCAGGCCGTGAGGACTGACGCCGCGGTTTACCCACCGCAGGAAGTGCTGGACAAGATGTTCGTCAACGCCGAGTTGCCACCCAAGGTGCAACGTTTGATGACCCGCAGCTGGACCAAGGTCAAGTCGGGCAAGTAA
- a CDS encoding inorganic triphosphatase — MHKETELKLRASRETLDALREHPLLKKRNKSGWQTRELLNQYFDTPERELSAARVALRLRRDGEVIIQTLKCRGQSVAGLSERNEYEWHLDKVKLDLKKLDATCWPEQLAGLDKKTIKPLFTTDFTREYAEIAWGRGKAKVVIEAALDRGFVIAGKRKEEICELELELREGAPEALLELAAELAASLPLMPCDISKAERGYRLLDPDSYELDLPHTELDAETPLDDAFTALAWQLLGSSQRLAEQFRHNGHWRLLQDWVRCLAELRALTGSLGQAAPRPTTRALRSSLDALLEDWRPLVQAGNNDEDIRRVAPEQFAEELEDVRWGQFSLETANWLNARAWTAERKGRGERQGKAQLASWLQHQLGEEARALKLPLYVQRPEDLAEQLPRIECVQAWLHHARQVLDLPQLDRLYGELNKLHQLAEQPLQDEQKDELLEARIEQARAIEQNRAWKYLLKA, encoded by the coding sequence ATGCACAAAGAAACCGAACTCAAACTCCGCGCCAGCCGCGAGACCCTTGACGCCTTGCGCGAGCACCCGCTGCTGAAGAAGCGCAACAAGTCCGGCTGGCAGACCCGCGAGCTGCTCAACCAGTACTTCGACACCCCGGAACGCGAGCTCTCCGCCGCCCGCGTCGCCCTGCGCCTGCGCCGCGATGGCGAGGTCATCATCCAGACCCTCAAGTGCCGTGGCCAGAGCGTGGCTGGCCTGTCCGAGCGCAACGAGTACGAATGGCACCTGGACAAGGTCAAGCTCGACCTGAAGAAGCTCGACGCCACCTGCTGGCCAGAGCAACTGGCCGGCCTCGACAAGAAGACCATCAAGCCGCTGTTCACCACCGACTTCACCCGCGAATACGCTGAAATCGCCTGGGGCCGTGGCAAAGCCAAGGTGGTGATCGAGGCCGCGCTGGACAGAGGCTTCGTGATCGCCGGCAAGCGCAAGGAAGAAATCTGCGAGCTGGAGCTGGAGCTGCGTGAGGGCGCACCGGAAGCACTGCTTGAGCTGGCCGCCGAGCTGGCCGCCTCGCTGCCGCTGATGCCCTGCGACATCAGCAAGGCCGAGCGCGGCTACCGCCTGCTCGACCCGGACAGCTACGAGCTGGATCTGCCGCACACCGAACTGGACGCCGAGACTCCCCTGGACGACGCCTTCACCGCCCTGGCCTGGCAACTGCTGGGCAGCAGCCAGCGTCTGGCCGAGCAATTCCGCCACAACGGCCACTGGCGCCTGCTGCAGGACTGGGTGCGCTGCCTGGCTGAACTGCGCGCGCTCACCGGCAGCCTCGGCCAGGCCGCGCCACGCCCGACCACCCGCGCCCTGCGCAGCAGCCTCGACGCGCTGCTGGAAGACTGGCGCCCACTGGTACAGGCCGGCAACAACGACGAAGACATTCGCCGCGTCGCGCCCGAGCAATTCGCCGAAGAGCTTGAAGATGTGCGCTGGGGCCAGTTCTCCCTGGAGACTGCCAACTGGCTGAACGCCCGCGCCTGGACCGCCGAGCGCAAGGGCCGTGGCGAACGCCAAGGCAAGGCCCAACTGGCCAGTTGGCTGCAACACCAACTGGGCGAGGAAGCCCGGGCGCTGAAGCTGCCGCTGTACGTGCAACGCCCGGAAGACCTGGCCGAACAACTGCCACGCATCGAGTGCGTGCAGGCCTGGCTGCACCATGCGCGCCAGGTGTTGGACCTGCCACAGCTGGACCGCCTCTACGGTGAGCTGAACAAGCTGCACCAGCTGGCCGAACAGCCGCTGCAGGACGAGCAGAAGGACGAATTGCTGGAGGCCCGCATCGAGCAGGCCCGCGCCATTGAACAGAACCGCGCCTGGAAGTATCTGCTCAAGGCCTGA
- the argE gene encoding acetylornithine deacetylase: protein MPLPSLKDQFAALIAAPSVSCTQPALDQSNRPVIDLLAGWLGDLGFTCEIQQVTPGKFNLLASRGTGPGGLVLAGHSDTVPYDPQLWSSDPLKLTEVDGRWVGLGSCDMKGFFALVIDAVIPLLEHDFKQPLLILATCDEESSMSGARALAEAGQPLGRAAVIGEPTGLKPIRMHKGILMDRIDILGRSGHSSDPNLGRSAMEAMHAVMGELMDLRRGWQEKYRNQQFSVPTPTMNFGCIHGGDNPNRICGQCALEFDLRPLPGMDVEPLRAAIRAKLEPLAERHGVRIDYAPLFPEVPPFEQAADCELVRLAERLTGHRAEAVAFGTEAPYLQQLGCQTIVLGPGDIACAHQPGEYLEMSRIEPTVRLLRDLIRHYCLN, encoded by the coding sequence ATGCCGTTGCCGTCGCTGAAAGACCAGTTCGCCGCCCTGATCGCCGCCCCTTCGGTCAGTTGCACCCAGCCCGCGCTGGACCAGTCCAATCGCCCGGTCATCGACCTGTTGGCCGGTTGGCTGGGCGACCTTGGCTTCACCTGCGAGATCCAGCAGGTCACCCCCGGCAAGTTCAACCTGCTGGCCAGCCGTGGCACCGGCCCGGGCGGCCTGGTGCTGGCCGGGCACAGCGACACCGTGCCCTACGACCCTCAGCTGTGGAGCAGCGACCCGCTCAAACTGACTGAGGTCGATGGCCGCTGGGTGGGGCTGGGCAGTTGCGACATGAAAGGCTTCTTCGCCCTGGTCATCGATGCCGTGATCCCGCTGCTCGAGCACGACTTCAAGCAACCGCTGCTGATCCTCGCCACCTGCGACGAGGAAAGCTCCATGTCCGGCGCCCGGGCCCTGGCCGAAGCTGGCCAGCCGCTCGGGCGAGCAGCGGTGATCGGCGAGCCGACAGGGCTCAAGCCGATCCGCATGCACAAGGGCATCCTGATGGATCGCATCGACATACTGGGGCGCAGCGGTCATTCGTCGGATCCGAACCTGGGCCGCAGTGCCATGGAAGCGATGCATGCCGTGATGGGCGAGCTGATGGACCTGCGTCGCGGCTGGCAGGAGAAATACCGCAACCAGCAGTTCAGCGTGCCCACACCCACCATGAACTTCGGTTGCATTCACGGTGGCGACAACCCCAACCGCATCTGCGGCCAATGCGCCCTGGAGTTCGACCTGCGCCCGCTGCCGGGCATGGATGTCGAGCCGCTGCGCGCCGCCATTCGTGCCAAGCTGGAGCCGCTGGCGGAGCGCCATGGGGTACGTATCGACTATGCGCCGCTGTTCCCTGAAGTGCCGCCGTTCGAGCAGGCCGCCGACTGCGAACTGGTGCGGCTGGCCGAGCGCCTGACCGGCCATCGTGCCGAAGCGGTGGCCTTTGGCACCGAAGCGCCTTATCTTCAGCAGCTCGGTTGCCAGACCATCGTGCTCGGCCCAGGTGACATCGCCTGCGCCCACCAGCCTGGCGAATACCTTGAAATGTCACGCATCGAGCCTACCGTGCGTCTATTGCGTGACCTGATCCGGCACTATTGCCTGAACTAA
- the argA gene encoding amino-acid N-acetyltransferase has translation MPDYVNWLRHASPYINAHRDCTFVVMLPGDGVEHPNFGNIVHDLVLLHSLGVRLVLVHGSRPQIESRLAARGLTPHYHRGMRITDAATLDCVIDAVGALRLAIEARLSMDMAASPMQGSRLRVASGNLVTARPIGVLEGVDYHHTGEVRRVDRKGINRLLDERSIVLLSPLGYSPTGEIFNLACEDVATRAAIELGADKLLLFGAERGLLDEQGQLVRELRPQQVAPHLLRLGSDYQGELLDAAAEACKGGVARSHIVSYAEDGALLTELFTRGGGGTLVSQEQFEVVREATIDDVGGLLDLISPLEEQGILVRRSREVLEREIEQFSVVEREGMIIACAALYPIADSEAGELACLAVNPEYRHGGRGDELLERIETRARVLGLNTLFVLTTRTAHWFRERGFSPSEVERLPAARASLYNYQRNSKIFEKSL, from the coding sequence ATGCCCGATTACGTCAACTGGCTGCGCCATGCTTCCCCCTACATCAACGCCCATCGCGACTGCACCTTCGTGGTCATGCTCCCGGGTGATGGTGTCGAACATCCAAACTTCGGCAATATCGTCCACGACCTGGTGCTGCTGCACAGCCTTGGCGTGCGCCTGGTGCTGGTACATGGCTCGCGCCCCCAGATCGAAAGCCGCCTGGCTGCTCGTGGCCTGACCCCGCATTACCATCGCGGCATGCGCATCACCGATGCGGCCACCCTGGACTGTGTGATCGATGCAGTCGGTGCCCTGCGCCTGGCTATCGAGGCACGTCTGTCGATGGACATGGCGGCCTCGCCGATGCAGGGCTCGCGCTTGCGCGTGGCCTCCGGCAACCTGGTGACTGCGCGGCCGATCGGCGTGCTGGAAGGGGTCGATTACCACCATACCGGCGAAGTGCGCCGGGTCGACCGCAAGGGTATCAACCGCCTGCTCGACGAGCGCTCCATCGTGTTGCTGTCGCCACTGGGCTATTCGCCGACCGGTGAAATCTTCAACCTTGCCTGCGAGGACGTTGCCACCCGTGCCGCCATCGAGCTGGGTGCCGACAAGCTGCTGCTGTTCGGTGCCGAGCGCGGGCTGCTGGACGAACAGGGCCAACTGGTGCGTGAACTGCGTCCGCAACAGGTGGCGCCGCATCTGTTGCGCCTGGGCAGTGATTATCAGGGCGAGTTGCTCGATGCCGCCGCCGAGGCCTGCAAGGGTGGCGTGGCGCGCAGCCATATCGTCAGTTATGCCGAGGATGGCGCGTTGCTGACCGAGCTGTTTACCCGTGGCGGTGGCGGTACGCTGGTGTCCCAGGAACAGTTCGAAGTGGTGCGCGAGGCAACCATCGACGATGTCGGTGGCTTGCTGGACCTGATCAGCCCGTTGGAAGAGCAGGGCATCCTGGTACGCCGTTCGCGCGAGGTGCTGGAGCGGGAAATCGAGCAGTTCAGCGTGGTCGAGCGCGAAGGCATGATCATCGCTTGCGCGGCGTTGTACCCGATTGCCGATTCCGAGGCGGGGGAGCTGGCGTGCCTGGCGGTGAACCCGGAGTACCGCCATGGTGGGCGTGGCGACGAACTGCTCGAACGTATCGAGACTCGGGCGCGGGTGCTGGGGTTGAACACCCTGTTCGTGCTGACGACCCGTACCGCGCACTGGTTCCGTGAACGTGGGTTCTCGCCCAGCGAAGTGGAGCGGCTGCCGGCGGCGCGGGCTTCGCTGTACAACTACCAGCGCAATTCGAAGATCTTCGAGAAATCTTTGTAA